In the Clostridium gelidum genome, CTTGTATCTTTAAATCTATTATCATTTTTTTGAAATCCCTGTAAATCTTCATTTGGAAATCCTTCAAATGTATCAAACAAATAATATTTCTTTTCTGGTGCAAGTGCATGAATAATTTTACTTGTTTTACCTCTATAAACTCCAACTTCAGCAAAACAACCCATGATATTTTCTTTTTCTATTGTTCTTATTGCTAACATCATACTTGAATATCTTACAGGATCAACAGTATTAAGAAACACTTCTCTGTCTATATCGATATATCCTAAAAAATAATTTGTACAGAAAATTTTTGATATTTTGAAATATATTTTTTTTAATATTTCCTTAAGCATAATATAACACCTTCCCAAAATAATATTTAGTAAATTTTATTTTAACTTATATAAAACCTAGTATATCACTATTGTGACACTATCTACGAAATCAACATTATATTTTTTAATGCAATGAGTTCTTTTCTTTGTTGGTTATTATTAAGTCCTTATATAGAACTCCATTATATATAAACTCACATATAATAGGCATTCCTACAAAAAAAATAACTTACAATTAAAGGGCATGCTAATTTTCTCAGTTTTTGTGTTCTCATAAATTAAGAAACGCTAACAATAAATAAAAGTATTGTAGATATTGTTATTATTACTGTTGGTAATTTAAATTTCATAAATATTACCCTCAATTAAAACATAAAGAAATTTTGGGAACATCAATTACTTACTACTATACTTTCTAATGGCAAAAAAGTGTTGCCCTACTCTATTGAGCGTTATAAAAAAGGTGAAAAAGCAGAATAGAAATGATTTGTGAAATAGTGGCAAAACTTCCTTCGCCTAAAGGCGCAGCTACAGTCTTTGTAATTCATGGTTTACTAATAAGGCACAATCAAAAAAATAATAAACCAGTATGCTTGCCTATTTCAAAAAAGGTTACCATCTTATTGATGCATAAAAAACTAACAGAGTTATCTATCCAAAAGGTGTTAATATTCAAGTTAAGTATTTCATTCAATATATTGAAAATAATGATGTTTGCCTTTTTACAGTAAGCAATTCCAAATATTAGTTTTATCGTTACGAAAGAAACTTTAATGGTATATATAATGCAGTAGTTTATTTTGCTAGCCTGAAAATGCATTTAAGAAAGATAGAGCACTACATGCATTCTTATGCACTGACATCGAACTTAGCACTAAAACAATACTTGAATATTATAGATTCATGTACCATGGGAGAACTATTTTTTCTTAATTTTGATGTGCTTCAAGATATACAATTTTCATAAGCTTTAAAAATTATTTTTGATATTCTGCAGTAAACTTTACAAGAATTATTATTTTTAACTGATGCACAAATGGATAGTTTTATTGATGCTTTTATTATAAAACTACCTAAATATCTTTCACAAAAATTAGAATCGAAAAAAGTAGCATAAATTTAAATTTTATTGCTATTTAAAGTTTTATTAACCTTAGTATATAATGGGTTATAGTTATTTTTATTCTGCAAAGTTTAAGTTAATACTATTATTCTCACTAGGGCATAGCTTCGCCCATTCACATAACACCAGTTATGCTACCAAGCATTCAACTATGACATCTTAATCTTTCTAAGGGGCCGAAACACCCAAAGTCAATTTCAGATTTTATCCACTAATTCAATACCAAGTTCTACTATTCTTTCTTCATTCATAAAGCTAAGATTCACTTTAGCTCTACCTTTTCTAGAATCTATTTTTATTATTTGACCTTCTAATCCTAATAAAGGTCCTGCAATTATTCTTATCTCATCATTTTCTTTATATAACTTAGAAATTCCTATGTTATTCTCATTGTTATCTATAAGTATTTTTAATACTTTTAGTTCTTTTTCTTCTACTGTTAAAACTTCCTCTTCATCTCTAAGCAATTTGATTATTCCAGGTGCTCTTTTTATTTTGTAATAAATTTCTGCATTCATCATAGCTTTTATTAAGACGTATCCTGGGAATAATTTTCTTTTTACATTATGCCATTTTCCATTTTTTCTTTCTCTAAGTTCTCTTGTTGGAATGATGAATTTATATTTATCTCCCATTTCTTTTTCAAGGATTTTTCTTACTTTTTCTTCTTGATTTGTATTGACAAATAATACATACCAAGCTTCATCTTTTTGAAAATGCAAATATGATCACCCCTTTGTTTATTTGTTAGTTTGAATGTATATTAACATCCAAACTTGTTTTTCTTAAAATCTTACAAAAGGATGTTATATATCTTTTACCTCTCCAAGTTAATTAAACGCACTATAATATAAACTATGCACTTATAAAACATAGTATTCCATTTATCATATTTCACAATTAGCCTATTTTTTTAATCTTATTTATAAGAAAGGTAATTGCTCTTTCTCTAAATCTACATACATTTCTTCAACCCAAACAAACATTTATATAAAAACTTAAATATCTCATAATCAATTAAC is a window encoding:
- the loaP gene encoding antiterminator LoaP, translated to MHFQKDEAWYVLFVNTNQEEKVRKILEKEMGDKYKFIIPTRELRERKNGKWHNVKRKLFPGYVLIKAMMNAEIYYKIKRAPGIIKLLRDEEEVLTVEEKELKVLKILIDNNENNIGISKLYKENDEIRIIAGPLLGLEGQIIKIDSRKGRAKVNLSFMNEERIVELGIELVDKI
- a CDS encoding TylF/MycF/NovP-related O-methyltransferase gives rise to the protein MLKEILKKIYFKISKIFCTNYFLGYIDIDREVFLNTVDPVRYSSMMLAIRTIEKENIMGCFAEVGVYRGKTSKIIHALAPEKKYYLFDTFEGFPNEDLQGFQKNDNRFKDTSLGYVKKYIGDLNNINFKVGYFPETTKGVEDEVFSFVILDVDLYKPTLNGLNFFYNHMENGGYIFIHDYNSSESKYAVSRAVHEFLKDKTEKVFEIPDACGTAVIRKL